Proteins from one Ananas comosus cultivar F153 linkage group 5, ASM154086v1, whole genome shotgun sequence genomic window:
- the LOC109711124 gene encoding BTB/POZ domain-containing protein At3g09030 has translation MMGTKEQGSELPPAAQPDDRIKLNVGGKLFETTVRTLQSAGPDSLLAALSLRSPATAAGPVFIDRDPDLFSALLSLLRSGRLPSSAADLLDEALYYGLDSRLRAATAPPPLLGFDAFLSATLVPAADALPTALSAGPDGSLWLAHAGQISSYGWTLAHAGTLRTHLDDIASLRRVCPEVAALGSLDSPGLHFYHVAAGRHVGSVHWSDPTDPRVYKARVTAIAAAGDAVFAAFECPHRENCVLAVDPETLRVAAEIGRQSGSMVKSAAPGRLAHVRELGLVFASAVSAGAFGYSGYMRLWDPRSGEAVWETSEPGGSGLSSRFGDTFADADVDGEELAIYKVCWKSGDVGVADLRRLGTGGGNGMDPWVYPTTAEQWSAAEGGENSIVHCYKRQVFVSRGRGLEVWSQLEKGSYRRSYVDGEEDARRGMVRRMEGGGDRLFVSREGMEGVEVWESSYLSRAVSLP, from the exons ATGATGGGCACGAAAGAACAGGGCTCGGAGCTGCCTCCCGCAGCTCAACCCGACGACCGGATCAAGCTCAACGTGGGCGGCAAGCTCTTCGAGACGACCGTCCGCACCCTCCAGTCGGCCGGCCCGGACTCTCTCCTGGCGGCCCTCTCCCTCCGCAGTCCCGCGACTGCCGCCGGCCCCGTCTTCATCGACCGCGACCCCGACCTCTTCTCCGCCCTCCTCTCGCTCCTCCGCTCCGGCCGCCTGCCCTcttccgccgcc GACCTCCTCGACGAGGCCCTCTACTACGGCCTCGACTCCCGCCTCCGCGCCGCCACGGCCCCGCCCCCGCTCCTCGGCTTCGACGCCTTCCTCTCCGCCACCCTCGTCCCCGCCGCCGACGCCCTCCCCACCGCCCTCTCCGCCGGCCCGGACGGCTCCCTCTGGCTCGCCCACGCCGGCCAGATCTCCTCCTACGGCTGGACCCTCGCCCACGCCGGCACCCTCCGGACCCACCTCGACGACATCGCCTCCCTCCGCCGCGTCTGCCCGGAGGTCGCCGCCCTCGGCTCCCTCGACTCCCCGGGGCTCCACTTCTACCACGTCGCCGCCGGCCGCCACGTCGGCTCCGTCCACTGGTCCGATCCGACCGACCCGCGGGTGTACAAGGCCCGGGTcaccgccatcgccgccgccggcgacgcGGTCTTCGCGGCGTTCGAGTGCCCGCACCGGGAGAACTGCGTGCTGGCGGTGGACCCGGAGACGCTGCGGGTGGCGGCCGAGATCGGGCGGCAGAGCGGGAGCATGGTGAAGTCCGCGGCGCCCGGGAGGCTGGCGCACGTGCGGGAGTTGGGGCTGGTGTTCGCATCGGCGGTGAGCGCGGGGGCGTTCGGGTACTCCGGGTACATGCGGCTGTGGGACCCGCGGTCGGGGGAGGCCGTGTGGGAGACGAGCGAGCCCGGAGGGTCCGGGCTGAGCAGCCGTTTCGGGGACACGTTTGCGGACGCGGACGTCGACGGGGAGGAGCTGGCCATCTACAAGGTTTGCTGGAAGTCCGGGGACGTCGGGGTGGCGGACCTGAGAAGGCTCGGGACCGGCGGGGGGAACGGGATGGACCCCTGGGTGTACCCAACGACAGCGGAGCAGTGGAGTGCGGCGGAGGGGGGAGAGAACAGCATTGTGCACTGTTACAAGAGGCAGGTGTTCGTGAGCCGAGGGAGGGGATTGGAGGTGTGGTCGCAATTGGAGAAGGGGAGTTATAGGAGGAGCTATGTGGACGGGGAGGAGGACGCCAGGCGGGGGATGGTGCGGAGGATGGAAGGCGGAGGTGACCGGCTGTTTGTGAGCAGGGAAGGGATGGAGGGAGTAGAAGTGTGGGAGAGCTCATATTTGTCCCGTGCTGTCTCCCTTCCGTAG